One stretch of Leadbetterella byssophila DSM 17132 DNA includes these proteins:
- a CDS encoding aldo/keto reductase gives MKYNYVGNTGLLVSELCFGTMTFGGQNAGMWENIGKLQQNEVNELMKSVIEAGINFIDTANVYSFGQSELLLGQSLKDLAVPRDQMVIATKVMGIMDDSPNGRGLSRYHIFNSVDASLKRLQLDHIDILYVHGVDFKTDLEDIVRSLNDVVETGKVRYIAICNWPAWMVAKAQAIAHYNGWHKFIGLQYHYAAVTRDIEHELVPLAQDHNLAIFPWSPLAGGFLSGKFTRNQSSEGSRRANFDFPPVNKEKAYDLVDVMKEIGQQYDATVAQVALAWVRQQPGITSTIIGAKSINQLKDNIQSVTINLSAEDLKKIDAISPLPLQYPGWMVQSQRAYRI, from the coding sequence ATGAAATACAATTATGTAGGTAACACAGGTCTACTGGTGTCAGAACTGTGTTTTGGAACAATGACATTCGGCGGTCAAAATGCCGGTATGTGGGAGAATATTGGAAAGTTGCAACAAAACGAAGTCAATGAATTGATGAAATCGGTTATTGAAGCCGGTATTAATTTCATTGATACAGCCAATGTGTATTCCTTTGGACAGTCAGAGCTATTACTGGGACAATCCCTTAAAGACCTTGCTGTACCACGAGATCAGATGGTTATAGCCACAAAAGTAATGGGCATTATGGATGATAGTCCCAATGGCAGGGGACTCTCGCGCTATCATATCTTCAACTCAGTTGATGCCAGTCTGAAGCGCCTGCAACTGGATCACATAGATATTCTGTATGTGCATGGGGTGGATTTCAAAACAGATCTTGAAGATATTGTCCGTAGCTTGAATGACGTTGTAGAAACAGGTAAAGTACGTTATATAGCAATCTGCAACTGGCCTGCATGGATGGTGGCAAAAGCTCAGGCTATCGCCCATTATAATGGTTGGCATAAATTTATCGGACTTCAATATCACTATGCAGCTGTTACCCGTGACATTGAACATGAACTGGTACCATTGGCCCAGGATCATAATCTGGCAATTTTCCCATGGAGCCCTCTTGCCGGAGGTTTTCTCTCAGGAAAATTCACAAGAAATCAATCGAGCGAAGGCTCACGTCGGGCCAATTTCGATTTCCCCCCTGTTAATAAAGAAAAAGCATACGACCTGGTAGATGTTATGAAAGAAATCGGTCAGCAATACGATGCTACGGTGGCACAGGTTGCTTTAGCATGGGTAAGGCAACAGCCAGGAATTACCAGTACAATCATTGGTGCTAAATCAATAAATCAATTGAAGGACAATATCCAATCGGTGACTATCAATCTATCGGCAGAAGATCTAAAGAAAATAGACGCTATCAGCCCGTTGCCGCTTCAATACCCCGGTTGGATGGTCCAGAGTCAACGTGCATATAGAATTTAG
- a CDS encoding oxidoreductase, which translates to MKKQKVWLVTGASRGFGLEIVKAALDAGDKVVATVRSNPEKLQAQLNNENLFVTVLDVTNEPQAKEVANLSTEKFGRIDVLVNNAGFGLLSAVEEASNTEVKANYEANVFGLLNVTRGVLPFMRKERKGHIINLSSVGGLTGIIGWGLYGSTKFAVEGITEALSKELAPLGIYATAVEPGFFRTDFLDQSSLTRSANSIEDYAETVGDMRSYATQVNQKQPGSAEKLAQAILKIADAEKPPVHLPLGKDTLQLFKEKMDKFNADIEAWHEVITGTDHDDVVA; encoded by the coding sequence ATGAAAAAGCAAAAAGTATGGTTAGTTACCGGTGCTTCCCGTGGATTCGGGTTGGAAATCGTCAAAGCTGCTCTTGATGCAGGTGATAAAGTAGTAGCAACAGTACGCAGTAATCCGGAAAAACTGCAAGCTCAATTGAATAATGAAAATCTATTTGTGACTGTTTTGGACGTTACAAATGAACCGCAAGCGAAAGAAGTAGCGAATCTTTCCACGGAGAAATTTGGAAGGATCGATGTATTGGTCAATAACGCCGGATTTGGATTATTGAGCGCCGTAGAAGAAGCAAGCAATACAGAAGTCAAAGCCAATTATGAAGCAAATGTATTCGGCTTGCTGAATGTTACTCGCGGTGTATTGCCATTTATGCGTAAAGAGCGTAAAGGGCATATTATTAATCTCTCTTCTGTAGGTGGGCTGACGGGAATCATAGGATGGGGACTTTATGGTTCCACTAAGTTTGCGGTGGAAGGCATAACCGAAGCCTTATCAAAAGAACTGGCTCCACTTGGTATTTATGCTACAGCGGTAGAACCTGGTTTTTTCCGTACGGATTTCCTTGATCAATCATCGCTTACAAGATCTGCTAATAGCATTGAAGATTACGCGGAAACTGTTGGTGATATGCGAAGCTATGCTACTCAGGTAAATCAAAAACAGCCAGGTAGTGCAGAGAAACTGGCACAAGCCATTCTCAAAATAGCTGATGCTGAAAAACCTCCTGTACACTTGCCTTTGGGAAAAGATACACTGCAACTTTTCAAAGAAAAGATGGATAAGTTTAATGCTGATATTGAGGCTTGGCATGAAGTGATCACCGGCACAGACCATGATGATGTTGTTGCCTAA
- a CDS encoding putative quinol monooxygenase, with the protein MKKSNLWNKIIPIIIITFMTNFNIASAQNVSEERITMLVTFNVKVEQKEALRKALIADKNGALNEKGNISMELFEHKDKPNTFYLFERWDNQKSLDEHFTKKYAKDVLELNKVALTKPMQILYLHDVSPLPKNEIKNPLSSDTPVDLVVIFKVKDGMQETFINQFQKSIVNSRPEQGNIEFFFHTVPGDNTKFVLYERWRSQAAIDFHFAQPYTKELFEMFKSALEQPIEEYLNFITEIK; encoded by the coding sequence ATGAAAAAAAGCAATTTGTGGAATAAAATTATTCCCATCATAATTATTACGTTTATGACAAATTTTAATATTGCATCTGCTCAAAATGTGAGCGAAGAAAGAATAACCATGTTGGTCACTTTTAACGTTAAGGTGGAACAGAAAGAAGCGTTAAGAAAAGCACTTATCGCAGATAAAAATGGTGCCCTGAATGAGAAGGGGAACATATCGATGGAATTATTCGAACATAAGGACAAACCCAACACCTTTTATTTATTTGAAAGATGGGATAACCAAAAATCTTTGGATGAACATTTTACAAAGAAATATGCAAAAGATGTACTGGAATTAAATAAAGTGGCCTTAACAAAACCAATGCAGATTCTCTACCTCCATGATGTATCTCCTTTGCCAAAAAATGAAATCAAGAACCCTCTTTCGAGTGATACACCAGTTGATCTTGTTGTGATTTTCAAAGTAAAAGATGGCATGCAGGAAACCTTTATTAACCAGTTTCAAAAATCAATTGTAAACAGCAGACCTGAGCAGGGAAATATCGAATTTTTCTTTCATACCGTACCTGGTGACAATACTAAGTTTGTATTGTACGAGAGATGGAGAAGTCAGGCGGCAATTGATTTCCACTTTGCCCAACCCTATACTAAAGAATTGTTTGAGATGTTCAAATCCGCTCTTGAACAACCGATTGAAGAATACCTGAATTTCATAACCGAAATAAAATAG